The nucleotide window TGCACAAATTCCAATTTTAGAAGGTTATGGACTCACAGAGTGTTCGCCAGTGGTTAGTGTTATTCCAAATAGAGCAGATTGTTACAGAGCTGGTTGTGTAGGAAAAATCTTACCACATCTTGAAGTTAAAATTGCCGATGATGGTGAAATTTTAGTACGAGGTGATAGCGTAATGAAAGGTTATTTTAATGATGACGCTGCTACCAAAAAAACAATTACAACAGACGGCTGGTTGCTTACTGGAGATATTGGTGCTTTTACTGAAGATGGATACTTAAGAATCACTGATAGAAAGAAAGAGTTGTTTAAAACTTCTGGTGGAAAATATGTAGCACCAGCTCCTATTGAAAATAAAATGAAAGAATCGTTTTTTATAGAGCAAATTGCTTTAATTGGCGATGGTGAAAAATTTATTGGTGCTTTAATTGTCCCAAACTTTGAAGAATTAAGTAGTTGGGCATCAACACATAATATTAAAACAGAAGACAATACGCAATTAATTGAAAATCCTAAAGTCGTAGCATTGTATCAATCTATTATTTCAGAAAATAATGTTAACTTTGGAAAAGTTGAACAAATAAAACAGTTTAAACTATTAAATGAAGCGTGGACAGTAGAAAATGGTTTATTGACTGCTACCATGAAGTTAAAAAGGAAAAAAATTAAAGAAGCATATCAAGACATCATTCAATCGATATATAATAAATAAATTTTATGGAAGTAAAGAGACTCTTTGACTCGTTGTATTATCAACAAGAAAATCATCCTCAAAAAATTGCATTAGCACAATATAAAAACGGACAGTTAGAAACTTATTCTACCGATGATTTAGTGAAGAAAGCTAACCAAATGAGTTTAGGTTTACTACAATTAGGCATTCAAAAAGGCGATAAAGTAGCTACTG belongs to Chitinophagales bacterium and includes:
- a CDS encoding long-chain fatty acid--CoA ligase, whose amino-acid sequence is SHVFERTINYTYLATGASIYFADGLESIAENLQDIKPQYFTTVPRLLERVFEKIIKKSKELNYIKKSLFDWALDLATNLELGQERSFVEEIELNIANQLVFDKWRLALGGNIKAIVCGSAPLQPKLATIFTNAQIPILEGYGLTECSPVVSVIPNRADCYRAGCVGKILPHLEVKIADDGEILVRGDSVMKGYFNDDAATKKTITTDGWLLTGDIGAFTEDGYLRITDRKKELFKTSGGKYVAPAPIENKMKESFFIEQIALIGDGEKFIGALIVPNFEELSSWASTHNIKTEDNTQLIENPKVVALYQSIISENNVNFGKVEQIKQFKLLNEAWTVENGLLTATMKLKRKKIKEAYQDIIQSIYNK
- a CDS encoding long-chain fatty acid--CoA ligase is translated as MEVKRLFDSLYYQQENHPQKIALAQYKNGQLETYSTDDLVKKANQMSLGLLQLGIQKGDKVAT